In Candidatus Polarisedimenticolia bacterium, one DNA window encodes the following:
- a CDS encoding CRTAC1 family protein: MTVLLLAPLAGGFFGCSEPSAEKNAEPPGKIHFTDVTDASGIQFLHRHGGSGMKYLIETMGAGVCVLDYDGDGWPDLYEVQSAPLPQAPADPLLHAVLYRNNGNGTFTDVTAKAGVGNERRYGMGCAVGDVDNDGDPDLYVTNFGPNALYRNNGDGTFTEIGRKAGVDNPLWGTSAAFADFDRDGRLDLFVANYLDFTLAKHKRCGEVARKLVSYCHPDAYDGVPDVLYRNNGDGTFRDVTREAGIWTTEGKGLGAIWVDYDQDGDPDLYVANDSVRNFLFRNNGDGTFSDVTLFSGTGYSEEGRPQAGMGLAAADADGDGRVDLFVTNLSNETNELYRNNGDGTFTVATNRAGLGAPSLLFVGFGTDFLDADNDGDPDLYVTNGHVMDDIEQYSDTITYRERDLLFDNVGGGRFRERGAAAGAFFGSADVGRGVAILDYDRDGRLDVALSRNGGRARLLRNDSAGTNHWLGVRLRGTRSNRDGIGTWLDLTSGGKTFAQERRGGSSYESASEGIVHFGLGGDASPVTLKIRWPSGLKESFRDLATDRVVTLEEGAGAPLR; the protein is encoded by the coding sequence GTGACCGTCCTGCTGCTGGCGCCGCTCGCTGGTGGATTCTTCGGGTGCTCCGAGCCGAGCGCGGAAAAGAACGCCGAGCCTCCGGGGAAGATCCATTTCACCGACGTCACCGACGCCAGCGGGATCCAGTTTCTCCACCGGCACGGCGGCAGCGGCATGAAATACCTGATCGAGACGATGGGCGCGGGGGTCTGCGTGCTGGATTACGACGGCGACGGGTGGCCGGACCTCTACGAAGTCCAGTCGGCCCCCTTGCCCCAGGCGCCGGCCGACCCGCTCCTCCACGCCGTGCTCTACCGGAACAACGGCAACGGAACGTTCACCGACGTCACGGCGAAGGCGGGCGTCGGCAACGAGAGGCGTTACGGAATGGGCTGCGCCGTCGGCGACGTCGACAACGACGGGGACCCCGATCTCTACGTGACGAACTTCGGACCCAACGCGCTGTACCGCAACAACGGCGACGGGACGTTCACGGAGATCGGCCGGAAGGCGGGCGTCGACAATCCCCTGTGGGGCACGTCGGCGGCGTTCGCCGATTTCGATCGCGACGGCCGGCTCGATCTGTTCGTGGCCAACTACCTCGATTTCACGCTCGCCAAGCACAAGCGCTGCGGCGAGGTGGCGAGGAAGCTGGTTTCCTACTGCCATCCGGACGCTTACGACGGCGTGCCCGACGTCCTGTACCGCAACAACGGCGACGGAACCTTCCGCGACGTGACCCGGGAAGCGGGTATCTGGACGACCGAAGGGAAGGGCCTGGGGGCGATCTGGGTCGACTACGACCAGGATGGCGATCCCGATCTCTACGTCGCGAACGACTCGGTCCGGAACTTCCTGTTCCGGAACAACGGCGACGGGACGTTTTCGGACGTGACGCTGTTCTCCGGAACCGGCTACAGCGAGGAGGGGCGCCCGCAGGCCGGGATGGGGCTGGCCGCGGCGGACGCCGACGGCGACGGTCGGGTGGATCTCTTCGTCACGAACCTGAGCAACGAGACGAACGAGCTGTACCGGAACAACGGCGACGGGACCTTCACGGTCGCGACGAACCGGGCCGGCCTGGGCGCGCCGAGCCTTCTTTTCGTAGGATTCGGCACCGATTTCCTCGACGCCGACAACGACGGCGATCCCGACCTCTACGTCACCAACGGCCACGTCATGGACGACATCGAGCAATACAGCGACACCATCACCTACCGGGAGCGGGATCTGCTCTTCGACAACGTCGGAGGTGGACGCTTCCGGGAGCGGGGCGCGGCGGCGGGCGCCTTCTTCGGCTCCGCGGACGTGGGACGCGGCGTCGCGATCCTGGACTACGACCGGGACGGCCGGCTCGACGTCGCGCTGAGCCGGAACGGAGGCCGCGCGCGCCTGCTTCGCAACGACAGCGCCGGCACGAATCACTGGCTCGGCGTGAGGCTCCGGGGGACGCGGAGCAACCGGGACGGCATCGGCACCTGGCTCGATCTCACGTCCGGCGGGAAGACCTTCGCGCAGGAGCGCCGCGGCGGCTCATCCTACGAAAGCGCCTCCGAAGGAATCGTCCACTTCGGGCTGGGAGGCGATGCGTCGCCGGTGACCCTGAAGATTCGCTGGCCTTCCGGCCTGAAGGAATCCTTTCGCGACCTCGCGACGGACCGAGTCGTGACGCTCGAAGAGGGCGCCGGCGCTCCCCTTCGCTGA
- a CDS encoding site-specific integrase gives MKWQSSRNTTSEPEWSSITFASTPGEGSGRRRGPGPRSIRRRSSSRSGVVRWSPAPTLTPGKSSQTAAPVWLRPIITLGVLTGMRLKELLMLRWGDWDREKGQLFVSEENKTGRPRTIPLSAEATEVFQRQVRRIKATHVFVNRQGKPYLSRDARQFIGRRTKRAMVDAGIQGASFHTLRHTAGSWMAQAGDSEVKIAKILGHASTRTTERYTHLETEHLRGTVDRLGQVLRPTVPQTVPPSQSSEAAPASAAASAEPAILQGVRP, from the coding sequence ATGAAATGGCAATCTTCAAGAAACACCACAAGCGAACCGGAGTGGAGTTCTATTACATTCGCTTCCACGCCGGGGGAGGGAAGTGGAAGAAGGAGAGGGCCGGGACCACGCTCGATCAGGCGAAGAAGCTCCTCAAGAAGCGGTGTGGTGAGGTGGTCGCCGGCACCTACGTTGACGCCCGGGAAGTCGTCCCAGACCGCAGCGCCGGTCTGGCTCCGGCCCATCATCACCCTCGGGGTGCTTACGGGGATGCGCTTAAAGGAGCTACTCATGCTTCGTTGGGGGGACTGGGATCGGGAAAAGGGGCAGCTCTTCGTTTCAGAAGAGAACAAGACGGGGCGGCCCCGGACGATTCCGCTCAGCGCGGAGGCGACCGAGGTGTTTCAGCGGCAGGTGCGTCGGATCAAGGCCACTCATGTCTTCGTCAACCGGCAGGGGAAGCCCTACCTCTCCCGGGACGCCCGGCAGTTCATCGGCCGGCGGACGAAGCGGGCGATGGTGGACGCCGGAATCCAGGGCGCGAGTTTCCACACCCTCCGGCATACCGCGGGCAGTTGGATGGCCCAGGCCGGAGACTCGGAGGTGAAGATCGCCAAGATTCTCGGCCATGCCTCCACGCGGACCACGGAGCGGTACACCCATTTGGAGACCGAACACCTCCGCGGCACCGTGGATCGGCTCGGTCAGGTTCTCCGTCCGACTGTCCCCCAGACTGTCCCACCTTCGCAATCCTCAGAAGCGGCCCCCGCCTCGGCAGCCGCAAGTGCTGAACCTGCTATACTTCAAGGCGTGCGCCCGTAG
- a CDS encoding FG-GAP-like repeat-containing protein: MSKIPSGNPAAAALASLAVALAISSCAGAGSSSVTPTRAARVEVEEHLRRGTEMMRIGQDDAAIAEFRRSIALDRTDAKAHAQLGRLLAAKAKREDAIPTEAVAELKTAIKLDPNDLQAAFELADIVKERIISVYEPDLAMDLFQKILKANPTLSDIRLRYATWMAIGEIRLTVPNNQGRVSMDSAWTMESARAEIEKVLDQVPADSEQAAAAHFMMSHVFMKSGAWLESVREVDLLLSRFPDLPIDRKVQALGIKGHGYYRQGMFKEALAAFKEAYETTPNIRSLWDMYQASRGLGGYPAGFPAKYRFPLRPEETGKDLPSGVKFRDIAPQLGVDKFAGAGPASWADYDGDGRFDLVACGCDTFCSLFHNNGKHFSDVTLAAGLGKVESGFGATWGDYDGDGRPDLYIARNGWNGPTFDYLLHNKGDGTFENVIDKVGISEPGSGFNVVWFDYNRDGWLDILVTNGVTLDPNINHLYRNKGDGTFENVTEQVGMKEEPRGGTIGVAVGDIDQDGWPDIFVHGRMRANKLYHNLGNGKFEEIAKAAGVIGNRRQNGYVAIFADMDADGDLDLFTVSLALFERVMNGYRSDYVPVPDDDLSKLYRNDGNLKFTDISEQSGFVYPIGTMAANVGDVNNDGYPDIYFGTGNPDIRRLEPNILYMRGDGGRYVDRTYSAGVGNLGKGHGITFIDWDGDGDLDMFAEVGGFYHGDLWHSAFYLNETPRKNHFLEIALSQEGPNHLAVGAGVTVKAGKLTMYQEVTNGRGFGSSDPPVLHYGLGQNLRTEKLTIRWPDGTKVDYPPPPADQKIRIRKGDSSWTPQPPPS; encoded by the coding sequence ATGAGCAAGATCCCATCGGGCAATCCGGCTGCGGCCGCTCTGGCCTCCCTGGCCGTCGCCCTGGCGATCTCGAGCTGTGCCGGGGCCGGCTCGAGCAGCGTCACTCCGACCCGGGCGGCGCGCGTCGAGGTGGAAGAGCACCTCCGCCGGGGGACCGAGATGATGCGGATCGGGCAAGACGACGCGGCGATCGCCGAGTTCCGGCGCAGCATCGCGCTCGACCGGACCGACGCCAAAGCCCACGCGCAGCTCGGCAGGCTCCTCGCCGCCAAGGCGAAGCGCGAAGACGCCATTCCCACCGAGGCGGTCGCCGAGCTGAAGACCGCCATTAAGCTCGATCCGAATGACCTCCAGGCCGCCTTCGAGCTGGCGGACATCGTCAAAGAGCGGATCATCAGCGTTTACGAGCCCGACCTCGCGATGGATCTCTTCCAGAAGATCCTCAAGGCCAATCCAACCCTTTCCGACATCCGATTGCGTTACGCGACCTGGATGGCGATCGGAGAGATTCGGCTTACCGTGCCGAACAACCAGGGCCGGGTGTCGATGGATTCGGCCTGGACCATGGAGTCGGCCCGCGCCGAGATCGAGAAAGTCCTCGACCAGGTCCCCGCCGACAGCGAGCAGGCGGCCGCGGCCCACTTCATGATGTCGCACGTCTTCATGAAGTCGGGCGCGTGGCTCGAATCGGTGCGCGAAGTCGACCTCCTCCTGAGCCGCTTCCCCGATCTGCCGATCGATCGAAAAGTCCAGGCCCTCGGAATCAAGGGACACGGCTACTACCGGCAGGGGATGTTCAAGGAGGCGCTTGCCGCGTTCAAGGAAGCCTACGAGACCACCCCCAACATCCGGTCGCTGTGGGACATGTACCAGGCAAGCCGAGGCCTGGGGGGTTATCCGGCGGGCTTTCCGGCAAAATATCGCTTTCCCCTGAGGCCCGAAGAGACGGGGAAGGATCTCCCCTCGGGGGTGAAATTCCGCGACATCGCCCCGCAGCTGGGGGTCGACAAGTTCGCCGGCGCCGGCCCCGCCTCGTGGGCCGACTATGACGGCGACGGCCGCTTCGACCTGGTGGCTTGCGGCTGCGACACCTTCTGCTCGCTCTTCCACAACAACGGGAAGCATTTCAGCGACGTGACCCTCGCCGCGGGGCTGGGGAAGGTGGAATCGGGCTTCGGGGCGACCTGGGGAGACTACGACGGCGACGGCCGGCCCGACCTCTACATCGCGCGCAACGGCTGGAACGGCCCGACGTTCGACTACCTGCTCCACAACAAGGGAGACGGGACGTTCGAGAACGTCATCGACAAGGTGGGGATCTCGGAGCCGGGGTCCGGATTCAACGTCGTGTGGTTCGACTACAACCGCGACGGCTGGCTCGACATCCTCGTGACCAACGGCGTCACGCTCGATCCGAACATTAACCATCTCTACCGGAACAAGGGGGACGGGACGTTCGAGAACGTGACGGAGCAGGTGGGGATGAAGGAGGAGCCGCGGGGCGGAACGATCGGCGTGGCGGTCGGGGACATCGATCAGGACGGCTGGCCCGACATCTTCGTCCACGGCAGGATGCGGGCAAACAAGCTCTATCACAACCTGGGGAACGGGAAGTTCGAGGAGATCGCCAAGGCAGCGGGCGTGATCGGGAACCGGCGCCAGAACGGCTACGTGGCCATTTTCGCGGACATGGACGCCGACGGCGACCTCGACCTCTTCACGGTGAGCCTGGCGCTGTTCGAGCGCGTCATGAACGGCTATCGCTCCGATTACGTCCCGGTTCCCGACGACGACCTCAGCAAGCTCTACCGCAATGACGGCAATCTCAAGTTCACCGACATCAGCGAGCAATCCGGCTTCGTCTATCCGATCGGCACGATGGCCGCCAACGTCGGCGACGTGAACAACGACGGCTACCCTGACATTTACTTCGGGACGGGGAATCCGGACATCCGGAGGCTCGAGCCGAACATCCTCTACATGCGCGGCGATGGCGGCAGGTACGTCGACCGGACGTATTCCGCCGGCGTCGGCAACCTCGGCAAGGGCCACGGGATCACCTTCATCGACTGGGACGGCGACGGCGATCTCGACATGTTCGCGGAGGTGGGCGGCTTCTACCACGGCGACCTCTGGCACAGCGCGTTCTACCTCAACGAGACGCCGCGGAAGAACCATTTCCTCGAGATCGCCCTCTCGCAGGAGGGGCCGAACCACCTCGCCGTCGGCGCCGGGGTCACGGTGAAAGCCGGAAAGCTGACGATGTATCAGGAGGTCACCAACGGGCGCGGGTTCGGATCGAGCGACCCGCCGGTCCTGCATTACGGCCTCGGACAGAACCTGCGCACCGAAAAGCTGACGATCCGATGGCCCGACGGAACGAAAGTCGATTACCCCCCTCCCCCTGCGGACCAGAAGATCCGGATCCGCAAGGGCGACTCGAGCTGGACCCCCCAACCCCCGCCGTCATGA
- a CDS encoding tetratricopeptide repeat protein: protein MSPGLRCPARPVLPALLLTLLAGCASNPPEPRLTGASERSPQTLAALAAASEAFQSGDVFRTEEALRQAMSYAPDDPDIALDLGDTLARMGRNEAAREHYLRFLKRHPGASQIRQAYGLVLITLGAWKESEREFVRLAKERPEDPTALFSLGLVLNRLGRYEEAIPPLRKAATLTPADAGIQTELGIAALRLGRLPEASAALRKAVDLDPQNVGALHNLGNCYARMNRPREANAVLEQFARASKRQETFLDEKRLFKSAQSRTQELLHAGKAEKALEALLAYRSQLQNYAPFQQELGVTYLRLDKPREAIEAFQRALDLDPSLPVARARLTQLSARSPVSP, encoded by the coding sequence ATGAGCCCCGGTCTGCGCTGCCCGGCGCGGCCTGTTCTGCCGGCGCTCCTGCTGACCCTGCTGGCGGGTTGCGCATCGAATCCGCCCGAGCCTCGCCTCACGGGCGCGAGCGAACGCTCTCCGCAGACCCTGGCGGCGCTCGCCGCGGCCTCGGAAGCTTTCCAGAGCGGCGACGTTTTCCGGACAGAGGAAGCGCTCCGGCAGGCGATGTCCTACGCCCCCGACGATCCCGACATCGCGCTGGATCTGGGCGATACGCTGGCCCGCATGGGCCGGAATGAGGCGGCGCGCGAGCATTATCTCCGCTTCTTGAAGCGCCACCCCGGAGCCTCCCAAATCCGCCAGGCCTACGGCCTCGTCTTGATCACGCTCGGCGCCTGGAAGGAGTCGGAGCGGGAATTCGTGAGATTGGCGAAGGAGAGGCCCGAAGATCCCACAGCCCTTTTCAGCCTCGGCCTGGTCCTGAATCGTCTCGGGCGCTATGAAGAGGCCATCCCTCCGCTTCGCAAAGCGGCGACGCTCACTCCCGCCGACGCCGGCATCCAGACCGAGCTGGGAATCGCCGCGCTCCGCCTTGGCCGGCTTCCCGAGGCCTCGGCCGCGCTGCGCAAGGCGGTGGACCTCGACCCCCAGAACGTCGGCGCCCTCCACAATCTCGGGAATTGCTACGCGCGGATGAACCGGCCGAGGGAGGCGAACGCCGTCCTGGAGCAGTTCGCGCGCGCCTCCAAGCGCCAGGAGACGTTCCTGGACGAGAAGCGTCTCTTCAAGTCGGCCCAGTCCCGGACGCAGGAGCTCCTCCATGCGGGAAAAGCGGAGAAGGCGCTCGAAGCCCTTCTGGCTTACCGAAGCCAGCTGCAGAATTACGCTCCGTTCCAGCAGGAGCTGGGAGTCACCTACCTCCGGCTGGACAAGCCGCGCGAGGCGATCGAAGCGTTCCAGCGGGCGCTCGATCTCGATCCATCCCTCCCCGTGGCGCGCGCCCGCCTGACCCAGCTCTCAGCGCGATCTCCCGTCTCGCCATGA